Proteins encoded together in one Impatiens glandulifera chromosome 1, dImpGla2.1, whole genome shotgun sequence window:
- the LOC124941139 gene encoding uncharacterized protein LOC124941139: MQDTVGDDEKVNDGNDGKKDDVKEDNEKVEDEQKVENDEKVDDDEKMDEAKVENDEKVDDDEKMDEAKVEDDEKVEDERKENDAKVEDVKMEDEAKVEDGEKLDGVAKVDDVEVDLKLKVKDLKVKVKDEKSVDVKVQTNEEIMGGDDNDDDDDFQLYNTPPKGNYGRRVRKPKKDDSYTNPSLSKMPKTKDPMKVNHLQKFEDELLDKVKAWLDDPETDNLTTDVHTCQEKKDVFVRVLTRLTWLEDTEIDAFCHLLRKRISYYPKTYKNSHVAIGDFLLADRIRREHRTFIKDPANYSVAEFKDYYMASPHRYMPECSTIDDVYMPVNINQKHWILCVTRLQKYRIDVYDCDAYLYKNLDPYLKPFYDMIPHIFAKTITPGERVRYPKFNFEGPIQPMTYKRLPHPKVKTAAAKVGEVPRATESGDCGVFTLMYMEHLTANQAVHNVTSENMGFFRQKMAVRLFHQIMEP, encoded by the exons ATGCAGGATACTGTGggggatgatgagaaggtgaATGATGGGAATGATGGGAAGAAGGACGATGTAAAGGAGGacaatgagaaggtggaggacgaACAGAAGGTGGAGaacgatgagaaggtggatgatgatgagaagatgGATGAGGCTAAGGTGGAGAatgatgagaaggtggatgatgatgagaagatgGATGAGGCCAAGGTGGAGgacgatgagaaggtggaggatgaacgAAAAGAGAACGATGCGAAGGTGGAGGACGTAAAGATGGAGGATGAGGCTAAAGTGGAGGACGGTGAGAAGCTGGATGGTGTGGCTAAGGTGGATGATGTGGAGGTTGATCTGAAACTGAAGGTGAAGGATTtgaaagtgaaggtgaaggatgagaAGAGTGTGGATGTGAAGGTACAGACAAATGAGGAAATTATGGGAGGAGATGACaatgatgacgatgatgattTCCAGTTATACAATACTCCTCCTAAAGGAAATTATGGGAGGAGAGTGAGGAAGCCGAAAAAAGATGACTCGTACACCAACCCTTCCTTGTCAAAAATGCCCAAGACAAAGGATCCAATGAAAGTGAAtcaccttcaaaaatttgaagatgagctGCTGGATAAAGTAAAGGCGTGGTTGGATGATCCAGAAACCGATAATTTGACAACGGATGTACATACTTGCCAAGAAAAGAAGGATGTGTTTGTTAGAGTTTTAACAAGGTTGACATGGCTTGAAGACACT GAAATCGATGCATTCTGCCATCTTTTGCGGAAAAGGATTTCCTActatcccaagacatataaaaatTCACATGTGGCAATTGGGGATTTCTTATTGGCGGACAGAATCAGGCGAGAGCACAGGACTTTTATTAAGGATCCTGCTAACTATTCAGTCGCCGAATTCAAAGACTATTACATGGCATCACCACATAGATATATGCCAGAATGTTCAACAATTGACGATGTCTACATGCCTGTGAACATTAACCAGAAACACTGGATTTTGTGTGTAACACGTCTTCAAAAGTACCGCATTGACGTGTACGACTGTGATGCCTATCTTTATAAGAATCTGGATCCTTATTTGAAACCCTTCTACGACATGATTCCACATATATTCGCAAAGACAATCACTCCTGGTGAGAGGGTAAGGTATCCTAAATTCAACTTCGAAGGCCCCATCCAACCAATGACTTACAAACGGTTACCACACCCCAAAGTGAAAACCGCTGCAGCTAAGGTTGGAGAAGTCCCACGGGCAACAGAGAGCGGGGACTGTGGGGTCTTCACGCTAATGTATATGGAACACTTGACCGCTAATCAAGCCGTCCACAATGTGACCTCAGAAAACATGGGGTTTTTTAGGCAGAAGATGGCGGTCAGGTTATTCCATCAGATTATGGAACCTTag